Within the Mucilaginibacter sp. CSA2-8R genome, the region AATCATCTGATTTATCAAAAAAGGGTGGGCGCTGCCTTTTTACTACTTACCGTCTTTATAATAGCTATCCGGTTAGCTGGGTTATATTTTAGGGTGCCCGATTTTAGCAGCCGGATGCATCTTTTTAGTCCTGACCTTTTTTCATACGGCTTCCTGCTCCCTACGTTGGGTGATTTTTGCCTGAATATTTTGGGGCTATGCTGGCTGATGGCTTTTATATACTATCACCGTTACCGTATAACAAAACAAACATTACATGGAGGAGCAGCGTACGCGGCTTACATAGGCGGTGTATTTTTACTCGTTGCAGTTTCAACACTCCTTGCATATATGGCCAGCTTGCTGGTATTACATTCTCACATTAATTTTGATGTGAATAATGTGCTTAACCTGTCGCTTTACAGTTTGATTGGGTTGCTCATGGTATGCTTTAGCTTTTTGATTTTTTATCTGCTGGTTGAAACACTACTTGTTATTAACATACATGTACATATTGATGACCGCTTTAAACTGGCCATATTTGCCGGAGGTATCATAATTGCTACTATAGCCAGTGCCTTTTATGCATTTACCTGGTTATACATTTCATGGGGCATACTAATATTCATCAGAATTTATGCCGCACGTTATGACGATGGCGAACTGGATGTTATATCTTATGTTGCTATACTATTGCTATGTTCTTGTATTGCTGCAACCGAGCTTAACCATTATGAATCGATTAAAGAGCAGGTTGTCCGTAAGCAATTAATCAAAGATCTTGATAACGGAGACGACCCGAGAGTAACCCACGTTTTTAAAGCCGTCGAAAAGCAAATCATCAATGACCCTGTTTTGCAGCAGTATCTGAAATCCCGTGATCACAACATTGGATACTTGAAAAACAGATTTGAACGATTCTATTTTGACGGATACCTGTCTAACTATGATTGTAAAATCCATGAGTTTGACAGTGCGGGCAAAGCAATTCCGCCTGATACCAAATATGTATTGGCCGATTTTAAAGACATGGTCATGTTTAGCTCGGCCTACAAAGTGTCTGATTATTTTTACCGTGAAAATAACAATTTTGGCATTCACAGCTATTTTGCTATTCTGCCCGTTTACCAAGAAGAACGTAATTTAGGCACTATCATCGTCGAGTTAAAATCAAAGCCTGTCCAATCCACAGTTTCTTTTCCGGAGTTATTAGTTGACCACCCCCTTGCTTCGGATAATCGTTTTAAAGCATACTCCTACGCGTTTTATGATGATGGCAAATTGGTTAGCCAAAGTGGAAGCTATGATTATAACGTAGTAAATACTCAACTGAAAGGAAAGCTAAAGCAAAACGTATTTAAAACCACGGCCGAAAATTATGATGATAGTCCGGGCTTCCATAAATTAATCAGGTACAGTCACCTCATCTATCAGCCAAGCGCACGCAAAGTAATTATTGTATCTAAACCGGATAATAGCTGGATTACATTTCTGGCATCGCTTACCTTCTTTTTTGTGTCTTTGCTCATATTTAGCGGTTTTATATTATTAGTAAACTGGCTGCGTAAGCACATTAGCATTATAGAGTTTACACCGCATAATGTGCACTGGAATTTTGGTTTGCATTTTGACCATCTGCTGTATAAGACCCGCATTCAGCTTTCTATGATACTGGCCGTAATAGCTACCCTTACTATGGTGGGAGTAATTACCTTCTTGTCTATCAGGGCGCAGTACCAGGAGCAGCAAGACGAGATCATCAGTAACAAGGTGGTGAGTATTGCAGCTAAGTTTGATAACGTTTTATCGCAGGATTTAGACCATATTGACGAGAAGACACAAACCGCCTTTAATAGCCTTGCCGACGATTTTTCTACAGACTTAATTTTGTTTAATGCAGCTGGCGTACCTGTACTGTATACCCAGCCTAAAATTTACGATTATGGCATTTTAGGTAAGCGTATGCACGCAAAGGCATTTGTGTTATTGAGTAAATTGCAGAAGTCGGTATTGATCAACAGCGAACGCATAGGTACGCTGAATTATAAAACAGCCTACGTGCCTATACGTAATACCCGAACGAATGCAACAATAGGCTACTTGCAGTTGCCCTATTTTGCTAACGAAGCTGATTATAAAGAGAGGATAGGGGCTTTCCTCAACGCCATGATTAATATTTATGCCCTGATATTTTTAGCTATAGGGGTGTTTGCGGTTTTAATTGCCCGCAAAATAACAGCGCCTTTGAGCTTTATACAACACAACTTAAGTAAAACAATGTACGGTAAAAAGAATGAGCCTATAAAGTGGGAGCGTGATGACGAAATTGGCGCATTGGTTAAAGAGTATAACAAGATGATTTCTGCACTGGAGGAAAGTGCACAACGCCTGGCCCAGTCTGAACGCGAAAGCGCCTGGCGCGAAATGGCTAAGCAGGTAGCCCACGAAATTAAAAATCCGTTAACACCATTAAAACTCGGTTTGCAACTGCTCGAAAAATCTTGGAAAGATAAAGACCCGAGGTTCGACGCCAAGTTTGAGCGCTTCAGCAAATCGTTTGTGGAGCAGATTGAAAGTTTATCGTCTATAGCGTCTGAGTTTTCTGCGTTTGCCAAAATGCCCGATACTAAAATGCAGC harbors:
- a CDS encoding ATP-binding protein, which encodes MTVFTKIRILLALLCVSFLLTAIIVRNTYTPHHSFIKSAQTLETNLHQKEKQVEKLFTGSSFDELKTLPDHHQVALSLMEQLTVKDRIWLVTYRNDKVKFWTGIKIMPPNFKKFKEGSCFSKEENGYFEVIRKTEGNFTALAFIFIKNNFRIQNQYLSNVFEPQLLDAHNIDIADIGDKDVYHIHDINKHYLFSVKANTTAVNYNFAKLEFALWVIGILALCALVTSFCNHLIYQKRVGAAFLLLTVFIIAIRLAGLYFRVPDFSSRMHLFSPDLFSYGFLLPTLGDFCLNILGLCWLMAFIYYHRYRITKQTLHGGAAYAAYIGGVFLLVAVSTLLAYMASLLVLHSHINFDVNNVLNLSLYSLIGLLMVCFSFLIFYLLVETLLVINIHVHIDDRFKLAIFAGGIIIATIASAFYAFTWLYISWGILIFIRIYAARYDDGELDVISYVAILLLCSCIAATELNHYESIKEQVVRKQLIKDLDNGDDPRVTHVFKAVEKQIINDPVLQQYLKSRDHNIGYLKNRFERFYFDGYLSNYDCKIHEFDSAGKAIPPDTKYVLADFKDMVMFSSAYKVSDYFYRENNNFGIHSYFAILPVYQEERNLGTIIVELKSKPVQSTVSFPELLVDHPLASDNRFKAYSYAFYDDGKLVSQSGSYDYNVVNTQLKGKLKQNVFKTTAENYDDSPGFHKLIRYSHLIYQPSARKVIIVSKPDNSWITFLASLTFFFVSLLIFSGFILLVNWLRKHISIIEFTPHNVHWNFGLHFDHLLYKTRIQLSMILAVIATLTMVGVITFLSIRAQYQEQQDEIISNKVVSIAAKFDNVLSQDLDHIDEKTQTAFNSLADDFSTDLILFNAAGVPVLYTQPKIYDYGILGKRMHAKAFVLLSKLQKSVLINSERIGTLNYKTAYVPIRNTRTNATIGYLQLPYFANEADYKERIGAFLNAMINIYALIFLAIGVFAVLIARKITAPLSFIQHNLSKTMYGKKNEPIKWERDDEIGALVKEYNKMISALEESAQRLAQSERESAWREMAKQVAHEIKNPLTPLKLGLQLLEKSWKDKDPRFDAKFERFSKSFVEQIESLSSIASEFSAFAKMPDTKMQRLGLFEILGQAVVIFKHMENVRIIYEAPEQEFLIMADRDQLLRCFNNLLKNAIEAMPEGRFGIIDITYTYNGSSMLLQIKDNGNGIPESLRERIFEPNFTTKSSGTGLGLAFVKNSIENAGGKVWYETVGGEGTTFFLNFPEAKKA